In Castanea sativa cultivar Marrone di Chiusa Pesio chromosome 6, ASM4071231v1, a single window of DNA contains:
- the LOC142637895 gene encoding WAT1-related protein At2g39510-like isoform X1, whose translation MSMESRTQLYKKVKPFVAIILVQLGHAGMSIIGKLALNKGMNPRVFIAYRYAVATVIIAPFAIVYDRKKRAKLTYSIFAKIMLLALLGPVAYQNLYYEGMKLTTATYSRALFNVVPAFTFAMAWILRLEKVNIRRRGSQAKVLGTIVTIGGAMLMTLVKGPSWIWPWTYKHGYQESTSAGNKQDVIKGALMMLAGFFCWSGYVNLQGIVTTAFSIYIHGMVIKEKGPVFMTAFNPLSMILVAIIGSFVLVEAMFLGSVIGAIVIIVGLCMFLWGKSQDQPLNSGAEKVVTTAQNMATADERMMTSNQEFMAINVTSAKSTDGTA comes from the exons ATGTCTATGGAGTCTAGGACTCAATTGTATAAGAAGGTGAAGCCATTTGTGGCAATAATTTTAGTGCAACTTGGCCATGCAGGGATGTCCATAATCGGTAAGCTTGCTCTAAACAAGGGAATGAATCCACGTGTGTTCATAGCCTACCGGTATGCCGTTGCCACTGTGATCATTGCCCCTTTTGCTATTGTCTACGATAG GAAGAAAAGGGCAAAGTTGACCTACTCTATCTTTGCCAAGATTATGTTGCTTGCCTTACTGGG GCCTGTAGCATACCAGAACTTGTACTACGAGGGGATGAAGCTTACCACGGCAACTTATTCAAGAGCATTGTTCAATGTTGTTCCTGCGTTTACATTTGCAATGGCTTGGATTTTACG TCTTGAGAAAGTAAATATTAGGAGACGGGGTAGCCAGGCAAAGGTATTGGGGACCATTGTCACGATTGGAGGAGCTATGCTTATGACTCTGGTTAAAGGTCCTTCGTGGATTTGGCCATGGACATATAAACATGGCTATCAAGAATCTACTAGTGCAGGAAATAAGCAAGATGTCATCAAGGGTGCTCTCATGATGCTAGCGGGTTTTTTCTGCTGGTCTGGTTACGTTAATCTTCAA GGCATAGTAACTACAGCATTCAGCATTTACATTCATGGAATGGTAATAAAGGAAAAAGGACCTGTTTTTATGACTGCTTTTAATCCACTAAGCATGATTCTAGTCGCAATTATAGGCTCCTTCGTTTTGGTTGAGGCAATGTTCTTAGGAAG CGTTATTGGAGCAATTGTGATTATTGTTGGCCTATGTATGTTTTTATGGGGCAAGAGCCAGGATCAACCATTGAATTCAGGCGCTGAAAAGGTTGTAACGACTGCCCAAAATATGGCTACTGCGGATGAGCGGATGATGACTTCAAATCAAGAATTTATGGCCATCAATGTGACAAGTGCAAAATCTACTGATGGAACTGCATGA
- the LOC142637895 gene encoding WAT1-related protein At2g39510-like isoform X2 has product MSMESRTQLYKKVKPFVAIILVQLGHAGMSIIGKLALNKGMNPRVFIAYRYAVATVIIAPFAIVYDRKKRAKLTYSIFAKIMLLALLGPVAYQNLYYEGMKLTTATYSRALFNVVPAFTFAMAWILRLEKVNIRRRGSQAKVLGTIVTIGGAMLMTLVKGPSWIWPWTYKHGYQESTSAGNKQDVIKGALMMLAGFFCWSGYVNLQAITLKSYPAELSLAALISLMGTMESFIVALAMEWRNPKAWSLRLNIMLLPVVYALRNSTFNYIGIVTTAFSIYIHGMVIKEKGPVFMTAFNPLSMILVAIIGSFVLVEAMFLGSVIGAIVIIVGLCMFLWGKSQDQPLNSGAEKVVTTAQNMATADERMMTSNQEFMAINVTSAKSTDGTA; this is encoded by the exons ATGTCTATGGAGTCTAGGACTCAATTGTATAAGAAGGTGAAGCCATTTGTGGCAATAATTTTAGTGCAACTTGGCCATGCAGGGATGTCCATAATCGGTAAGCTTGCTCTAAACAAGGGAATGAATCCACGTGTGTTCATAGCCTACCGGTATGCCGTTGCCACTGTGATCATTGCCCCTTTTGCTATTGTCTACGATAG GAAGAAAAGGGCAAAGTTGACCTACTCTATCTTTGCCAAGATTATGTTGCTTGCCTTACTGGG GCCTGTAGCATACCAGAACTTGTACTACGAGGGGATGAAGCTTACCACGGCAACTTATTCAAGAGCATTGTTCAATGTTGTTCCTGCGTTTACATTTGCAATGGCTTGGATTTTACG TCTTGAGAAAGTAAATATTAGGAGACGGGGTAGCCAGGCAAAGGTATTGGGGACCATTGTCACGATTGGAGGAGCTATGCTTATGACTCTGGTTAAAGGTCCTTCGTGGATTTGGCCATGGACATATAAACATGGCTATCAAGAATCTACTAGTGCAGGAAATAAGCAAGATGTCATCAAGGGTGCTCTCATGATGCTAGCGGGTTTTTTCTGCTGGTCTGGTTACGTTAATCTTCAA GCAATTACACTGAAATCATACCCTGCAGAGCTTTCTCTAGCAGCTTTAATAAGTCTGATGGGCACAATGGAAAGTTTTATAGTGGCTCTCGCAATGGAATGGAGGAACCCCAAGGCTTGGTCATTGCGCTTAAATATTATGCTCTTGCCTGTTGTATATGCTTTGAGAAACTCTACATTCAATTACATT GGCATAGTAACTACAGCATTCAGCATTTACATTCATGGAATGGTAATAAAGGAAAAAGGACCTGTTTTTATGACTGCTTTTAATCCACTAAGCATGATTCTAGTCGCAATTATAGGCTCCTTCGTTTTGGTTGAGGCAATGTTCTTAGGAAG CGTTATTGGAGCAATTGTGATTATTGTTGGCCTATGTATGTTTTTATGGGGCAAGAGCCAGGATCAACCATTGAATTCAGGCGCTGAAAAGGTTGTAACGACTGCCCAAAATATGGCTACTGCGGATGAGCGGATGATGACTTCAAATCAAGAATTTATGGCCATCAATGTGACAAGTGCAAAATCTACTGATGGAACTGCATGA